One window of the Lactococcus lactis genome contains the following:
- a CDS encoding bifunctional 4-hydroxy-2-oxoglutarate aldolase/2-dehydro-3-deoxy-phosphogluconate aldolase, which translates to MQRAELLNKVIQSGVVSVVRAESGEKALKIVEAVVSGGITSIELTYSVPRANEVISDLVAKYLGTDVVIGAGTVLDPTSARLAIVAGAQFIVSPSFNKEVAKICNLYQIPYVPGILTPLEAQKALEYGSELIKLFPGDITGPKMIKDLKGPFPYINILPSGGVNVDNVAEWFAAGAVAVSAGGGVTAPAANNNYSGVTENAKKFMAAFKAAKK; encoded by the coding sequence ATGCAAAGAGCAGAATTATTAAATAAAGTGATTCAATCAGGAGTCGTCTCGGTCGTCCGAGCTGAGAGTGGCGAAAAAGCATTAAAAATCGTAGAAGCTGTCGTCTCAGGAGGAATCACTTCTATCGAATTGACCTATTCAGTCCCGCGAGCTAACGAAGTTATTTCTGATTTGGTAGCCAAGTATCTAGGAACAGATGTAGTGATCGGAGCAGGGACAGTTTTAGATCCGACCTCTGCTCGTTTGGCCATTGTTGCAGGGGCTCAATTTATTGTCAGTCCAAGTTTTAACAAAGAAGTCGCAAAGATATGTAATCTTTATCAGATTCCCTATGTTCCGGGAATTTTAACTCCACTCGAAGCTCAAAAAGCTTTAGAGTATGGGTCAGAGTTAATCAAACTTTTCCCAGGTGATATTACAGGTCCCAAAATGATAAAAGACTTAAAAGGTCCATTTCCTTATATTAATATCCTTCCATCGGGAGGAGTAAATGTTGATAATGTTGCTGAATGGTTTGCAGCAGGAGCAGTAGCTGTAAGTGCTGGAGGTGGGGTTACAGCTCCAGCAGCCAACAACAATTATAGTGGGGTTACTGAAAATGCCAAGAAATTTATGGCAGCATTTAAGGCAGCTAAGAAATAA